Proteins co-encoded in one Paracrocinitomix mangrovi genomic window:
- a CDS encoding RHS repeat domain-containing protein, with product MITQNKISDYRYFFNGMEKDNEVSGNGNSYDFGAKLYNPRVGRWLSRDPMEKKYAGISPYIFAASNPVFYIDFDGRDIVPSHTITYTHHVGETKIESIHDLGETGVQSFKFTAGKNGKVGTLEVNIGIKLNWNFKGNYNPEEVPDLENDFNKSNPGLHTAVKTHELNHLSNLRYALMRKDYSFKLPNGTKIKGALDQVFQDFYDYQISERSNYIDFLNEEIKNGKLDKKTALEKLEVYINKQNDRL from the coding sequence TTGATTACCCAAAACAAAATATCTGACTACCGCTACTTCTTCAATGGTATGGAGAAAGACAATGAAGTCTCAGGAAATGGGAATTCTTATGACTTTGGTGCAAAGCTGTATAATCCTAGAGTTGGAAGGTGGTTGAGTAGGGATCCAATGGAAAAAAAATATGCAGGAATAAGTCCATACATATTTGCTGCTAGTAATCCAGTATTTTATATTGATTTTGATGGACGGGACATTGTTCCTAGTCATACGATTACCTATACTCATCATGTAGGAGAAACCAAAATAGAAAGTATTCATGATCTTGGAGAAACAGGGGTTCAATCATTTAAATTTACAGCTGGAAAAAACGGGAAAGTTGGGACTTTGGAGGTGAATATTGGAATTAAGTTAAACTGGAATTTTAAGGGGAATTATAACCCTGAAGAAGTGCCAGATTTGGAAAATGATTTTAATAAATCAAATCCTGGACTTCACACTGCAGTAAAAACTCATGAATTAAATCATTTATCTAACCTAAGATATGCCTTAATGAGAAAAGATTATTCATTTAAACTACCAAATGGAACTAAAATAAAAGGAGCTTTGGATCAAGTGTTTCAGGATTTTTATGATTATCAGATTTCAGAAAGAAGTAATTACATAGATTTTTTAAATGAAGAAATTAAAAATGGTAAACTTGATAAAAAAACTGCTCTAGAAAAATTAGAAGTATATATAAATAAACAAAATGATAGATTATAA